The following proteins come from a genomic window of Flavobacteriaceae bacterium MAR_2010_188:
- a CDS encoding CubicO group peptidase, beta-lactamase class C family codes for MENYKFIISLMLLLCFHTSGFSQITNTPIKTNKALEKKLDSIFSSYNKTTPGVAVTVIENGKVIAKKAYGLASLEFGVPFSHNTVVRLPYSEGREFISIAAVLMEQEGLLKLEDKVRKYYPELPAWSEPVTIRDLLNHRSGFADEWANLLLSQASMTNRFDKSQFLNFLCRQPKAEVEPGKGYMYSNSDFGLLRLILEKASDQNLQQWMKTNLFDPLKMNMTLLHDDKDIVIEGFALQYYNYGNGYKTWTSDKTSPGGNYYIATTVNDLEKWAAAHADSTSFISNAVKSLFVNPQLMPGRDKDYVFGYTEKSLGNNEIYVHQGVSDHSYLSSVKNKGITVILLSNETGATFPYHEKILSHLLDIKQPPFSNKLFKKEKVQYSFEDLKQFTGIYLEEDSVTYESFTEKRTEVFELLIDNDSLKMKWGNEIFPLEYISWGVFKDVEYPSYIEFSPDKADNNKAWAHIHQNNQIINLIKNQAQFWQPTTGQLKSFEGKYYSPHLDNYWTIVLNEKNNLIVKRSNIADTELEPHINEEFRMWIDKFPGDSFSSWVKFHIDNNGKTTHLTVHDSRLMHHRFDKL; via the coding sequence ATGGAGAATTACAAATTTATTATTAGTCTTATGCTGTTACTCTGTTTTCACACTTCAGGGTTCAGCCAAATTACCAACACGCCAATAAAAACAAATAAAGCTTTAGAGAAAAAACTAGACAGCATCTTTTCATCCTATAACAAAACGACTCCCGGTGTTGCTGTAACGGTCATTGAAAACGGAAAGGTGATTGCGAAGAAAGCTTATGGCCTGGCAAGTCTGGAATTTGGAGTGCCATTTTCCCATAATACCGTGGTAAGATTACCTTATTCTGAAGGAAGGGAATTTATTTCTATTGCTGCAGTACTAATGGAGCAGGAAGGATTGTTAAAGCTGGAAGACAAGGTTCGAAAATATTACCCAGAGCTTCCTGCTTGGAGTGAGCCTGTTACCATCCGTGATTTACTAAACCATCGTAGCGGCTTTGCCGATGAATGGGCCAATTTATTGCTGTCGCAGGCTAGTATGACCAACCGTTTTGACAAATCGCAATTTTTAAATTTTCTGTGTAGGCAACCCAAAGCAGAAGTAGAACCCGGTAAGGGCTATATGTATTCCAATTCCGATTTTGGACTGTTGCGGCTTATTCTTGAAAAAGCCTCAGACCAGAACTTACAGCAATGGATGAAAACTAATTTATTTGATCCTTTAAAAATGAATATGACCTTATTGCATGATGATAAAGACATCGTGATAGAAGGTTTTGCTCTTCAGTATTATAATTATGGAAACGGATATAAAACATGGACAAGCGATAAAACCTCACCCGGGGGCAATTATTATATTGCAACAACAGTAAACGATTTGGAAAAATGGGCCGCTGCACATGCAGACAGCACTTCTTTTATTTCGAATGCAGTAAAAAGCTTATTTGTAAACCCACAGCTTATGCCCGGTAGGGATAAAGATTATGTATTCGGATACACAGAAAAATCCTTGGGCAACAATGAAATTTATGTACATCAAGGAGTTAGTGATCACTCGTATCTGAGCAGCGTTAAAAATAAGGGGATTACCGTAATCTTATTGAGCAATGAAACCGGTGCCACTTTTCCGTACCATGAGAAGATATTATCCCATCTGCTGGACATTAAACAACCACCTTTCTCAAATAAATTATTTAAAAAAGAAAAGGTTCAATATTCATTTGAAGATTTGAAACAATTTACAGGAATTTATCTAGAAGAGGATTCGGTAACGTATGAAAGTTTTACAGAAAAACGGACAGAAGTCTTTGAACTTTTGATTGATAATGATTCCTTGAAAATGAAATGGGGCAACGAAATTTTTCCGCTGGAATATATCTCTTGGGGTGTTTTCAAAGATGTGGAGTATCCTTCTTATATAGAATTTTCCCCAGATAAAGCAGACAATAACAAAGCCTGGGCGCATATTCACCAAAACAATCAGATTATTAACCTGATAAAAAATCAGGCCCAGTTCTGGCAGCCAACAACAGGTCAACTCAAATCTTTTGAAGGTAAATATTACAGCCCGCATCTGGATAATTATTGGACTATTGTGTTGAATGAAAAAAATAATCTTATTGTAAAACGTTCAAATATTGCAGATACAGAGTTGGAACCACATATCAATGAGGAGTTCAGGATGTGGATTGATAAATTTCCGGGAGACAGTTTTAGTTCATGGGTAAAATTTCACATAGATAATAATGGGAAAACAACACATTTAACGGTGCATGATTCACGGTTGATGCATCACAGATTTGATAAACTCTAA
- a CDS encoding Asp-tRNAAsn/Glu-tRNAGln amidotransferase A subunit — MKNILTTDRRKFISLFATLGLSSTLLPGVLWAQLQEKKTHSITKEMLEAAEHISGVHFTDAQREKMLEWVNNNHALYEQLHEVDLGYDVAPALHFNPILPGMMFSQEQLPIQTSIIRGLTRPNTLEELAFWNILQLADLIKTRQVSSLELTKMYLTRLRKHGPLLNCVVTITEDLALEQAVAADAEIAEGKYRGLLHGLPWGAKDIISKKGYPTTWGASPFKEQHIDYDATVVNRLEEAGAVLVAKLSTGELAYSDTWFSGQTKNPWDVGAGSGGSSAGPASATAAGLVAFSIGTETGGSIVEPAIKCGVTGLRPTFGRVSRHGVMPGAWSFDKVGPICRSAEDCALVLHEIHGKDDVDMSVIKMPFNWNATAEIKTIRIGYLKAAFDEEHALPEEKSNDAATLHKLRQLGFDLKPVELPQYPIHAVTMVCWYGEVGSVWDQFIRTGQDALLAVQGTDGIGNLARMARTAPAVDAVTANRIRTLLMQAAAKIFEEVDVYVAPFSSTDNTPPIAYQNLQLTNLTGHPAVTVPNGFTNKGTPTGITFIGNLFGEASLLAIAKAYQDDTDFHKKHPKEFI, encoded by the coding sequence ATGAAAAATATATTAACAACCGATCGCCGGAAGTTCATCTCTCTTTTTGCTACACTCGGATTGTCGTCCACCCTGCTTCCGGGAGTGCTGTGGGCACAGCTGCAGGAGAAAAAAACACATTCCATAACAAAGGAAATGCTTGAAGCTGCCGAACATATCTCCGGTGTGCACTTTACAGATGCACAACGTGAAAAAATGCTGGAGTGGGTAAACAATAATCACGCACTGTATGAGCAACTGCACGAGGTAGATTTGGGATATGATGTGGCCCCTGCTTTGCACTTCAACCCCATATTACCTGGAATGATGTTCAGCCAAGAGCAACTACCCATACAAACCAGCATAATTAGGGGTCTTACACGGCCAAATACCCTGGAGGAACTTGCCTTCTGGAATATCCTGCAATTAGCAGATTTAATCAAGACCAGGCAGGTTAGTTCTTTGGAGTTAACGAAAATGTATCTAACGAGGTTGAGAAAGCATGGCCCACTCCTAAATTGTGTTGTTACCATTACTGAAGATTTAGCCCTTGAACAAGCGGTTGCAGCTGACGCTGAAATAGCTGAAGGAAAATATCGGGGTCTTCTTCATGGTCTACCTTGGGGAGCCAAAGATATTATAAGCAAAAAGGGGTATCCCACAACTTGGGGCGCAAGTCCCTTTAAAGAACAGCATATTGACTACGATGCAACGGTAGTAAACCGTTTGGAAGAAGCAGGTGCGGTATTGGTTGCTAAACTTTCAACCGGGGAGCTGGCATATTCCGATACATGGTTTAGTGGGCAGACTAAAAACCCATGGGATGTGGGTGCAGGTTCCGGCGGATCGTCCGCAGGACCTGCCTCAGCAACGGCAGCCGGTTTGGTGGCGTTTTCCATTGGTACTGAAACAGGTGGCTCTATAGTTGAACCAGCAATTAAGTGCGGTGTTACAGGATTGCGTCCCACTTTTGGCAGAGTAAGTCGTCACGGCGTAATGCCTGGTGCTTGGAGTTTTGATAAGGTAGGCCCTATATGCAGATCTGCAGAAGATTGTGCTCTTGTATTACATGAAATTCATGGAAAAGATGATGTTGATATGAGTGTTATTAAAATGCCCTTTAACTGGAATGCTACCGCTGAAATAAAGACAATACGCATTGGTTATTTAAAAGCGGCTTTTGATGAGGAGCATGCACTGCCGGAAGAAAAATCAAATGACGCTGCTACGCTGCATAAACTACGTCAACTAGGATTTGACTTAAAGCCTGTAGAATTGCCGCAATACCCAATACATGCCGTAACAATGGTATGTTGGTATGGAGAGGTGGGTTCAGTTTGGGATCAATTCATACGTACGGGACAGGATGCTTTGCTGGCAGTGCAAGGTACGGACGGTATTGGCAATCTGGCACGTATGGCCAGGACAGCGCCGGCGGTGGATGCTGTAACAGCCAACCGCATCAGAACATTGCTGATGCAGGCTGCAGCAAAAATCTTTGAAGAGGTGGATGTGTATGTCGCACCTTTCAGCAGCACCGACAACACACCGCCAATTGCGTATCAAAACCTTCAGCTTACTAATCTTACTGGACATCCTGCTGTAACTGTACCTAACGGGTTTACCAACAAAGGAACACCCACTGGAATCACTTTTATCGGAAATCTGTTCGGCGAGGCAAGTTTACTGGCAATAGCAAAGGCATACCAAGATGATACGGATTTTCATAAGAAGCATCCAAAAGAATTTATTTAA
- a CDS encoding L-aminopeptidase/D-esterase gives MKKLLVYYFLGITIFSYAQRARDLGIPFDGTPGKLNAITDVQGVEVGYKTLISGSGKLEIGKGPVRTGVTVILPLGKTNRSYPAAYFSLNGDGEMTGLPYIEDYGFGGGAIGITNTNSVGVVRDAIGEWNFKNFSENESIDFSFGLPIVGETWDGGLNDINGYHVKKEHVWEALDGAETGNIEEGNVGGGTGMGLYDFKGGSGTASRIFTIDSVQYTLGVFVQANFGRRDQLVIAGVPVGKEIQELEPVFHEDARTDGSIIAIVITDAPLLPGQLKQVAKRITHGIARTGTYSMAGSGEIFLAISTAKPEYNNRWTSQSWKVLPKWHLDPIYKATVEATEEAIINVLIAADDLEGVNANKWFAIPHEKLKQVMKKYNRLSN, from the coding sequence ATGAAAAAATTATTAGTGTATTATTTTCTTGGGATAACGATATTCAGTTATGCTCAACGTGCGCGAGACCTTGGTATTCCTTTCGATGGCACACCCGGCAAACTCAATGCAATAACAGATGTACAGGGTGTAGAAGTGGGTTATAAAACCCTCATTTCGGGCTCGGGTAAGTTAGAAATTGGAAAGGGACCGGTAAGAACAGGTGTAACCGTAATTTTACCCTTGGGAAAAACAAACAGAAGTTATCCGGCTGCCTATTTTAGTCTGAATGGTGATGGTGAGATGACAGGTCTTCCCTATATCGAAGATTATGGTTTTGGCGGGGGAGCGATCGGAATAACCAATACAAATAGCGTTGGAGTTGTAAGGGATGCTATCGGGGAATGGAACTTTAAAAATTTTTCTGAAAATGAATCTATTGATTTCAGCTTTGGACTTCCTATCGTTGGTGAAACATGGGATGGTGGGTTGAATGATATTAATGGCTACCACGTAAAAAAAGAACATGTATGGGAAGCATTAGATGGTGCAGAAACTGGCAATATAGAAGAAGGAAACGTAGGCGGTGGTACAGGCATGGGGCTATATGATTTTAAAGGAGGCAGCGGAACGGCATCAAGAATATTTACGATAGATTCTGTGCAGTATACATTAGGCGTTTTTGTGCAGGCAAATTTTGGCAGAAGAGATCAGCTGGTTATTGCTGGTGTTCCTGTAGGAAAAGAAATTCAGGAGTTAGAACCTGTCTTCCATGAAGATGCCCGCACCGATGGATCTATCATTGCAATAGTCATAACCGACGCCCCTTTATTGCCAGGCCAGCTAAAGCAGGTAGCAAAAAGAATCACACATGGCATAGCCCGAACAGGCACCTATTCAATGGCAGGTTCAGGCGAAATTTTTTTAGCCATTAGTACTGCCAAACCTGAATACAATAATAGGTGGACAAGCCAATCTTGGAAAGTCTTACCAAAGTGGCATCTCGATCCGATTTATAAAGCAACAGTAGAAGCTACAGAGGAAGCCATCATCAATGTATTGATAGCTGCTGATGATCTTGAAGGTGTTAATGCCAACAAGTGGTTTGCCATACCTCACGAAAAGCTAAAGCAGGTTATGAAAAAATACAATCGGCTTTCTAATTAA
- a CDS encoding CubicO group peptidase, beta-lactamase class C family has product MKKLYFTYTLLLWGVSSYSQSTSQSNAIDSLIESRMSNQHIPGMAIAIVQNGQVIKKSLYGVSNVETNAPVSENSVFEIASMTKQFTCAAILMLQQDGKLSVNDKLSKYLNDLPSSWDEMTLSHLMNHTSGLRDDWNEPTAYFFLNHTVEKMSSVQKEYPLYFKPGEGFNYSSGPFFLGLVIEKVTGDTYGSFLKKRICDPLKMSSTSVYNYRTVVPERVSGYRWNNGVLENGEDIPPAAESRADVGIITSLNDMIKWNLALKNTELLNAGSLNQMFSAGLLNNGKHIPYGYGWYIYIQKRIDY; this is encoded by the coding sequence ATGAAAAAGCTGTATTTTACTTATACATTACTGTTATGGGGTGTCAGTTCTTATTCTCAATCAACTAGTCAATCAAATGCAATTGATTCACTAATCGAGAGTCGTATGTCCAACCAACATATTCCGGGAATGGCAATTGCAATAGTTCAAAACGGACAGGTAATTAAGAAAAGTCTTTATGGGGTATCTAACGTGGAGACTAATGCTCCGGTTAGCGAAAACTCTGTATTTGAGATAGCCTCAATGACAAAACAATTTACATGCGCAGCAATATTAATGCTTCAGCAAGATGGGAAACTATCAGTAAATGATAAGCTCTCCAAATATCTCAATGACTTGCCTTCATCTTGGGATGAAATGACATTATCTCATTTGATGAACCACACTTCAGGATTAAGGGACGACTGGAATGAACCAACAGCCTATTTCTTTTTAAACCACACGGTGGAAAAGATGAGTTCTGTGCAGAAAGAATATCCGCTTTATTTTAAACCGGGTGAAGGTTTCAATTATAGTAGTGGGCCATTTTTTCTTGGACTTGTAATTGAAAAGGTGACGGGAGATACTTATGGTTCCTTTTTGAAAAAGCGAATTTGTGATCCGCTAAAAATGTCATCTACCTCTGTGTATAACTATCGTACCGTTGTTCCTGAGCGGGTATCAGGATACAGATGGAACAATGGAGTACTAGAAAATGGAGAAGATATTCCGCCAGCAGCTGAAAGCAGGGCCGATGTTGGTATAATTACTTCACTAAACGATATGATAAAATGGAATTTGGCATTGAAAAATACTGAATTGCTTAATGCGGGAAGTTTAAACCAAATGTTTAGTGCCGGATTACTTAACAATGGAAAGCATATCCCCTACGGGTATGGTTGGTATATATATATTCAGAAACGAATTGATTATTGA